TTGAACATGAATGTTGGTCTCATTGgcaacaaagtctttctagcaagccaTATTTGGAACGTTCCCAGGAAacaatttccagtcatgacaatgcagctccaatctacttgaatggggaaaaaccaaaatctccaaaacggttggtcaagattatgatcaaatgacatatttaaaatcagcaggaaaatctgacaacattggaATCATAAAATGCTCTCCTtcacctcagattacactaaaaaacacaattttccaggcttgtatagctaatacgcatgcatgttcttgagttgattgacaggcgatgtctgtatctaaaaggtgactggctctttttacctgtaaggctggactccctttctacatccattgaccgttccaatttgtcccattcattttaatagaagtggcccgtctctgctaaatagtctctgtcgACAATCAGAGCGGATGAGGTGGAGACACCTGTTCCTCATTAGAGGAAATCAAGGTAGAAAACTAAAGGAGGTCCTGCCAGAATGGAGAACACTTCTCTCTTGCAAAGGATTAATGACTTTTCACTTTCTCTTAGGAAGTGTTTGAGGTTGTGTACCATCTGCACATCTTGCCCTGTGCTTATCCACCAAAACATCCTCACTGACCCACTGGACAACATCCATCTCCTTTCACCCATCTCCCATCTAAACTCTAGACTCCTTCAGTTCCCTACACCTTTGCGCACAATAAAAGCCCAGCTGGGACTATTTTCACAGGAAATAGAAGGTGGTTGGCGAATCTGTATTCTGGAGATGACTGCAAATGGTACGATGCAGGTTTGAGatattttaagacatttaaaatatcctatatacCTGATTATGAGTGTTCTGGATTGCAGTTTATGCCAGCTGCCATTTACCAACTTGaaacaactaataataaaaataacggtAGGGAATGGAACACCTATTGACTGTTGTTGCTAATGATTTTGGCAAGACCACTTCAAAATGGAAGAGGGGGGATCAACTGAAAAATTGCTTGTGACGTTTTTCTACGATTTCCTGTCAAGGAATTGCTGAAACGTTTCTATCAGACCACATAAGCAGCCTCCCAATTTGGATAACACTCTTGCGTCCATTAGTCAACTATCTGGCTCCTTTATTTTGAAGGGCAGAGAGCTAATAGAATCTgaaaaatgattttcaaaatattccttAACGCATGATAATGCTAGCCAATTTGATAAATTAAAGGCAAACTGTGCATTGGTGTAGTATTGGCGTACTGTGAAGGGAGTGATTTTGTCCACCCCAAACATGCATCTTTCCTtgttatatacactaccggtcaaaagttttgaaacttttTCGaatctcacattttagaataataataaagtcatcaaaactatggaataacataaatggaactatgggaattatgttgtgactaaacagaatccaaaataaataaaaactgttatattttagcatattcaaagtagtcaccctttgcctagaatttgcagacatgtactcttgacattttctcaaccaacttcttgaggtatcaccctgggatactttttaaacagtattgaaggagttcccatctatgttggacacttattggctgcttttctttattatttggtccaagtcatcaattaaaaaaaaaataaataaataaaaaaatgtaaataaaatgttttataatgaaattaatatgttggcacaattatatttttgtctacaaaactaatttcaaacatttaagcatacgccttcagatcaaaagatttttaagatcatgagaaacatttcagacaagtgaccccaaacttttgaacggtagtgtgtatatatatatatatatatatatttatcaatgctgaaaataattttgtatgagtTACCTTGCAATTTCGTGACTGAGTCTgtcataatattttaaatgtggacCGATGTGTGGCGTAAGCATTGTTGGGGAGAATTAGAGTCTTTCTAGCGATGTCTAGTCTTCATGCAGACAAAATGTCCAAAACATATCCTCCGATGTAATGAAAGCTCAGCCATTGCCCTCATGGTCCCCTTTCTCTTAGTCATGCTGATGATATTCTGCAGTGCTGTGGAAAATCTTTCCATGGTTAGTTTGTTTAAATGCCACCACTGTCCCTgtcctgtttttttctttttctttttttttttaatttgtgaattcattttttcttctgcaagtCATGAAAATGTCCACCAAAGTGTCATTTCCAGAACATCTCAAATTCTGCATTGAGGTGGTAATCAAGATGctagaaattaaatttttgaagtttttaaataaaatggaagACTCTTTTgctttaaggttaatttcatagGTCAAATCAGGGTGTgatttttcacattatatttaccttgatttttcgtTGTTTTCTTCAGACATCAGTTGTatcatttcatctcaagcatgctcttcactgacacttgtgGACTTTAACGAGTACACTAACTCAAACTTTTTATTAGAGGCAAAATTGTTTGGCGTAATGGAAGTGACACCACAAATGTAGGAGcgatgtaatttatgaaaaatgtatagaaataattttcacactaaatctattgaaatggtttgtttttaATCatgaaatttgtattttaataacggattttcatagtttaatagtgaaagactgtgacaaggctaaaacattcaaatctatacataaaaggcatttgaaaagtaccaaagaAATAAAGGCCtgataaaaagtttccaattcagttttagtGTGATCTTTCTATAACAAAAAGAGTTTAAATCTGTtcgtttaaataaaacaaaaaagttgaagaaacactcaatGACATTCTCATTTATTAGGTCGAGTGTACTGGTTCCATATTTTTCATTAGAACTGCTTTCCCTTTATTCAGTGTTGGGGTTTTACCTTTTCATAAATAATTAGATGGAAAGAAGTCAGCTTAACCTTTTGCCCCATGGCCAGTTCCCACTTCCTTAAGAACAGTGGAACATTTTGGCAGGGGATTAAGTTTTCTTGTATCTTTTAGAATGATGAGAGAAGTGAAGATCCGGGCCTCCTCCTGTCTTACCCCTGTCTGTCACTGGCAGACTGAGTTGGTCTCTGATCAGATCTCTTCCTGATCAGAGCTTTTTCtttgtgccacacagtggacagtaCTTCTGAcacgctcacactcacacacacccttaGAAATGCACACATGCAGTATATGTATACATTCCTCATGCATTTGCATGTATCTGCATGCTTGTGCACACATTCTCAAATGTTCAGCACAAAGCAAGTAAGGATAACCAATTGCAAACTGACTTGAGCACACTCACTCGAGAACACTCACTCAAGTACATTCATATACACACTGAGACTctgaccagtgtgtgtgtgtgtgtgtgtgtgtgtgtgtgtttgtgtgcacactctctctctcacatacttATCTGATCTCTTGAAGTGGCCAAGTCTCCACTCTGTCTGCCTGCTGCTAAATACTGCTCTTAGCTACTTGTATCAATCTGCTAAATACTGCTCCAAGCTCTTTCTTTATCTGAACTCAGTGCTGATGAGACTCTAGAGAGTGTTTTCTGTCTCTGCCTTGGTTACACACCATAGTCTTAAACAGGAAATAAATTGTCCATGAAGATAGCACTGAAAGAGAAACTTCTATAGGCCTAGATGTTAATTACTTAAGATTCGATTCATTAGAGCGCTCTACTAAAGGGTTCAAAAGTTAACAATCATTGTTACCCCATAAACGTGAATTTTTACAGACTCCCTCACATTTATTAAAGCATAATTACTCCTGTTTGGATTTAGTTGTTATAGGATTAAATCGTGTCTTGTTTAATGTGATATAACAGAGCTCTTGAGATGCAccttcaaaacattttttaaatgaactgcataTCATGCGTTTCCTAACTGCGATGCCACGAAATTGCCAATTTTGTAAGCATTCTCCCATAGGGCTAGTTTATCAGATCCCATCATGGCTTGCACGCTGTCAGATTTGATTTGAATCGTTTTCTTGACAGATCGAGAGACAAGGGTGAAAGAGTGCCGGCTTGTCTGCGGTTCTGTTTACTCTCAGCCCTCCATCCAGGATAGAGACTCTCTGACTTATCAGGCCGCTTCTATTGTGTTATCTATTTGGCTAATGTGAATGTAATGACAAGCCCATTGGAAAGCGTTACGATTGGGAGATAATTCAATTTTAGTTTATTACAGCGCATTGATTTCAACAGCAGACTTGCTTATTAGTGTGTCTCATTAGTGTCAGTTTGTTAAATCACTTCTGACTAACATCAGTTCACAAGGTAAAAtggtaaaatgtaacaatttttacGAGCACAAAAAAATGAAGAGCCACAGTATATCGCGCGTGAATATTGCAGAACTTAAAACAGAACCGTCGTTCATCTCTGAATTTGTTAATTGcggtgaaacttttttttttttttttttttttttttttttgtcatttttacagtgcatgctCCGGTTACCGAGTCGTTTGCGAATTTAACGAATTCAGCAACCTGGCGTTCTATTATATTTGAGTTCTTGCTTCATAATTGTTCTAAAGTATCAAATTATACGAATCTGTCAACATAATTTGCACTAAAGCTTTAATATATTGGGCCTTGTGTTTCAGAAATCTGCGTGTGTGTGATGTATGGAAAAACAAAATCAACTCATTTCAACTTGAACCCAAGTTTAATTGCTGCCTTTTAAAATTAAGTAGAATCAAATCCGAGTAGAAATTAAGGAAATTCTGATGGACCAAATGGATAGCAAAAATACATTGTAACaacataaaaatgaattgtttatatgcatttaatttttaaatattaatttgagttaAAACAATCTTGTCAGTTGTCACGTTCCAACTCACAGACACCATTTTCCCcattttaatgtgttaaatcgcTCTAGGATAGCCGGACAACAATCAACTCGACAAATAACTCACGATCTAGACATATTTTGGGCAATGTAGGTTTCCTGAAAATGGTTCTTCATAAAAGCATAGAAAAAGGTTAATCGAGCTTCTGTTTAATGTTCTTTATTTGGTGTTTTTGTTAAACGCACgaatatcaaaatacacatatataaaatcagtcaacttttttttttaataagctatgACCGTGCTTTTCCAACGTATTTTCAGCATTGTCATTAAATGGTCTTAATCTCTTTTGGGTTTGCCGCCATGTCTCACCAAGCTCTGATCCCATCAACAGTTCCCGTCTTGAAATTCATATCCACAGAAAATTGGTTGGGTATTTGGCTTGTGTTGGCAAACGAAGGAACAGAGGTGAAGTTACAGTGGTATGGGTTATTCCCATAACTGTTGTAGTAGTTATTGTAGGGATAGGATCCAATAGTGACATTGTACGGAGCTCCATGGCACGGTTTGCCATCTCGCACTAGCACGGGCACTGCCACCCTCCGCGGGCCGGCCAGCTCTAGAGTTTTATCCTGTCGTTGTCTCTTACATTTGTACCTCCGGTTCTGGAACCATATTTTCACCTGTGTGGAAGTGAGCTTCAGGACATGAGCCAGGTGGTCTCGCTCTGGCGCTGACAGGTATCTCTGCTGCTTGAAGTGTCTTTCCAGCTCATACACTTGAGTTTGAGAGAAGAGAACTCGGGGTTTCCTGCGCAGCCTCTGCTTTGGTTTCTCCCTTGGTGGATCGTTTTTACTATTACAGCTGGAATCGTCAAATAGACACATGcctgtttgggggggggggggggggagagaaagaaaagaaacttTAATAAAATGCACACTTTCATTAGATGCTGTTTACAATATGTGCAATTTAATGTACAATGGGACCAATAAATTGTCTGTCTGTGACCATATGCTCATTCACCGACTTACATTGTAGAATGAATTGTAGAAAGAACATTTCTGAATTTAATGAAATGAGTAGTATGGCTTTGGTAATACTTTGTTTTAGAAATGGACAATTCATGTTCAACGAGATGAATGAAAGTGGTCCAAGTGTCATTCAATGTGGTTTCGCACGATGTGGATCATTAGGTGGCTCAGCAGATGGAAATTCATTAAATtgataatcgagattacaattacagctccCGTGTCAGTTATCGCATTTCATTGAGGTCTACACCTGTTgtgcaaaaagtcatttttattttagttatttatttatttttgcagcagAAGCATTAACCAATCACAGATGTCAGTTGCTCGATTTATCTGTATGTATAATATTTTTGGTTGTCATCCTGCAAGAGGACCAATGTTAAATTGACCGTTTAGCCACcgtcttgatttactgatgtataaaatagCAATGAAGTAATTCAGAAACAGTTCTCAATTTGTATTTGGATGTGTAGCATGAAGAATATGACATgcagatcccccccccccccaatgaatAGCTATTACAATATCATGGGGAAATAATCGACGATTGTTAGTTTTGTAAAAATCGTTCAGGATGCACTGAATGACGAGCATACCTTCATCTCTAATAAAACTGATTGACCCGACAGATGCTCTCATTGATTTACGAAAGTTTTACGTGGTGTTTAGATCACTAACGTTGGGAAACAAGATGAACAGCCTACTACTTTTACTGCTTAGGTGGTATTAACGTCCTTTTACTCTTTCGGGGAACCCATCCAAATAGATCCAATCAGATCCAATCAGATAATCTACTACCCTTATCAAAACGTATCCTTCATCGTGCGATGATTTAGCCGTAACATTCTACTCGCCTGTTTCTTCGCTTGGATCCATCTCCTCCTCCTTTGGAGAGCCACATGAATCTCTGACGATGTCAAAGTCATCTGAATTCAAGGCACATTTCACCTGTTCCCCAGCAATCACGTTGTGTTTCTCAGGACTGTAGAGGAGATCTAGGCTCCGGCTTAATGTGCTCTGCATACACTGAAGCTGAAGCGACTGCAGCGGTACAGTGTCCTGCTCTGCACTTATGAAACCATTCGGGTTAAGAGTATGTTGCTGTTCTAGTTTGAGGATGTCCTTTACCGAAAATGGAGTTGAGGTTGCAGGACTCGGAAGCATCACTGCGGATTGTTGAAGAAACGTGGAAGAAATGTTCTTCGTTTCACCCTTTTCAAATTCAAACCAACACTAGTCGAGTTTTTGACGTCCACTGTTAAGGAGAAGAGTATCGCCCACGATGGTATATTTTTCTACTCGTAAAGTATCTTATATTCTCGAAGTAGCACTAGATTAGACAGCAGCCTATATCCTCCCTCTTCTGCTGCTTATAGACGCTGGATTGTAGGTGCGGAGAGAAGCGCGGTCTTATCTTATGACCCCTCCCATTCTGTGCATCCCATCATCACCTATCCTGATTCACAACAAGCATTTCAGAACAACTTTAGATTTGTTTTACAGTCCTCTAAACACGATCGTTATATATTCtcattttaaatgacattttaaaatgcagtttGAGGTTGATTTGGTCATTTGAATTGACTCAGTGTTCCATGAAGTAGCCTAGAGAAAAAGACGAATAGataaaatgatgataataataatgttataattattctATTATATATCAATGAGCTGGTGGAGCCGATGCGGCATTGCGCAGGTAGGCTACATTAAGTATTGAGTTGGCGTTTTAGACTTATAACATCCGATCCACATGTAATTCGTATTATCTCCAAAACGACTTCCTTTTTGAGTAGTTTTTACGTGTTAATATGCTACTAATGAATAATATAGCCTGACTATTATGGCCCTCATTTAAGGACCGAAGGCAATGAACTGCTGAGAAATGCAGTTAGAGGGTAACAAACACTGAATCTTTAGAAAGTCGGTGTTTCCAAACCCTAACATTTTAAAGAGGTTAGACTTTTTAACTTCGGAATTGTTTATTTGTTAGTGAACCCTATCATTTAGTGTTGTGCAATAGGCTGTTGTATTATTTAAGAGAGTGATACTGTTAAGCTAACTCATATAAAAATGTAGCTAAAACTGAAACTTTAATGACAGATCAGCAGGCAATATTTGGcagtatataattaatatttagcagtataaggaatattccttaataTTCCGTTTAGGCCTACAACTTCCTCTTCATCCTCATGAAACCATTGTGGTAAAATGGTGTGTGCTTCGGTGAAGCAAAGTGGATGTCCAAAAAGGTGATTCCGACACTGACATCCAACAGGCCTATTAGTGTACACGGGCCACAACAAACAGTAACCCTACACCTGATGTAGTCTCTGGCGCCAGCCTGCAATGCTTGACTGAGGTTCAGACGCACAGGAAGAGTCTCGCGACCACCGGATTAcacttcatctgtctgtccattaCTTGCATTAATGAGAGAGACTTTTGCATTGGCTGACGTTTATTCATGTCATTAGTCGTATACCCCAATTAAATACCTAATATTgtataacaaacaaaacatttgttattattcctttatgCAATTAATATAATAATGCCACGGTAGCTGAATAGACAATTCAAATACGACAAGATTTTTTAAACTCAGACTACAACTGTAATGCATTAGCATATTACAGACCTACTACATGCGTTGCCTATACGTCAGACCAATACTTACGATGTGGTTTTCGTTATTTTTTCATATTAAGCCATTAAGTTATGTAATTTGcagatttctgtttttattttaaacgatttttttttctttttttttttttttgcagcacaaGGCTAGGTGTTTAATCGCCTGAAACGCCTTTTGAATTCAAGTctaaattttccatttttatctAGTTTTTAACTCTTAAGTCTACTTCGTTTATGGTATCTTTTAGAAACCTGTCTGTCTCCCATTAATGCGATTTACACACCGCTTGAATTTATATGCAAACGGTAACAAACTGCCACACCAAATATtcttagcttacatttatacctCAAATCAACCTAAGAGATCAATAATATAAAGGCGGATATTAGcacaattatttctttttttgttgtaaaattcaaattaattaaaaaaataattttaatttgaggtactattttttcccccaaacataaaaataaataaataataataataaaataggatGTAAAAttgcgtttttattttattatcttgcGCCAGATTTAACTTgaactattttgttttattaaagtcgtaataaaacaatttcaatttatgtgggattttatttattgtagCCTATGTGATTTTGTGGTGGTCTGTTTTTGCTCTTTGTGGGATACACGCTTAGGTTAAaataaaagaatagaatagaatagtctTTCCTTTGATGTCATACACTATTCTAACAGATCCGTAAAagggaaaataaattaataggaaagtgtgtgtgtgtgtatgtgtgtgtaaataattttacatacacctacacagggttgggagggttacttttgaaatgtattccactacagattacagaatacatgctgtaaaatgtcatttgtaacgtattccgttagattactcacggtcagtaacgtattctaaatactttggattacttcttcagcactggtagattttttcacttgttttgactataaaaactctgccagtacagtaagacaaaatacacatgttaaaaatacattctctgaaaaacctaaatatcttatgcagtgttgtttctaaaacaagataaatcaaattgatcttgttttaaggatttttagatatttttacaggaaaacaatacaaaaattatcaagaatatgattttttgccctaatttcaaaggtcttactagaaaaaagaaattatgatccaacatgaatttgtttgataaaaaaaaaaatatgatcgtgcctggtaacatgtgcatgtaaaatggctagaaatagcattttagcttagtgtaaagctgacaattgacacaaggtttatttctgtttcttctgctccaaacttacttcaaacttacttctgtctgttcgtatgaatgtaacaaatgcatataaatgatcgcatcatttatatgtataaatgttttccatctgaaaggactaaatattaaatgaaacaaatgacaataaaatgtaatctcttcagtaatcaaaatactttttgaatgtaactgtattctaattaccaatgatttaaattgtaactgtagtggaatacaattacttatattttgtattttaaatacgtaatcccgttacatgtagtccgttactccccaaacatatatatatatatatataatggaaaTGAATATCGGGTAAATATAGTTCACTTACAATAATAAACTAACTACAGTGTAACAAACTGAATAATCTAGTTGCCAATGCCGCTTAATCACATAACGCAGGTTTACAGTTTCATGCACATCTTTTAGTGAGATTAGATTATTGGCTTGATGTTTTAAAGGTTTTGTAGTGTCAAAAATATGGGTTGACCGACTGGTCACACCAACGAGCTTTGATCCCGACAGTCACTGATGAGTTAATGACTATAATTGCGCATCTCCAACTTTTGTCCTTGGCCGTGTGTTCTGTAAATTTGGGGCCCCAGCGTTCGTAAACCTAAACAAATCCCCCTGGCCTTTGAGCACAGCTGATGGGCTCGATCCCATCGCTGCAAATAACGGCGACGTAACATTACACGGTAGTTAAGTAATAGCCGTAATTAATCATACTGTAAAATAGAGCGCTGATGGCTGCTGAAAGGAGACACTGGCCTTCGAGCCGTCTTCTTTAAACAGTTGGTCACCGGAGAACTTCATCAAAACGTTACTCGAGATTCTCTTGGAAGCATTCAGTTGGTGTGCTATTCTGAAACCTGTAATTTCATACAGCGGTGGACTCCTCGAGAatttttgattgacagctctcGTGTGAGTTTGGGAAGAACACAGTCAAGTTTGAAGAGTGTTTACACCAACACTGAAGGTCAGTAATTGTTTGTTTCAACAGTGCAGTCAGCACTTAAACATCTTAcagtaggctatattttatgAAATTGTGGATTCATTCTATGTGACGTTTTACAtgctgtttacatgcttgaatgGGCCCGTCGGGGGCCCGCtagaaaaaaatgtcagaatattaatGACTAGTCTtggccaacacaaaataggtgccgttttaaagtttagaagctgtactttacaatacatgtagacattatgatcaaaactgaacaattgctttgaaattttcagacaaatcagaaatgttccgtttttaataaaaaaaataataataaatatttctatTGACTGTTAGTCTTGACAAAGGGCCCCTCCAGTGTAAATTGtcaattttaaaacatattaaaccactgtaaatgtggtgtggattatttttattttttttcttgaagACCTTTTTGGACAataggattatatatatatataatatatatatatatatatacacacactaccagtcaaaagttttgaaacacttgtctgaaatgtttctcatgatcttaatcttttgatctgaaggcgtatgcttaaatgtttgaaattagttttgtagacaaaaatataattgtgccaccatattaatatatttcattataaaactaaaattttattggacaaaaaaaaagtttttgaaattgatgacttggaccaaataataaagaaaagcagccaataagtgcccaacatagatgggaactccttcaatactgtttaaaaagcatcccagggtgatacctcaagaagttggttgcgAAAATGGATGGCCAccttaaagatgctaaaatatgagttttgatttattttggattttgtttagtcacatcataatttccatttatgttattccatagttgtgacgactttactattattctaaaatgtgaaaaataataataaagaataagtgaccctaaacttttgagtgtgtgtgtgtgtgtgtgtgtatatatatatatatatatatatatatatatatatatatatatatatatatatatatatatatatatatatatatatagagcatTAATATATATAACTTGAATGCTTtttttgtatcaacacaaaatttttgtTACAGGTGActtgattgggaacaaaacaaaagcagtttggAGCCATCTTATTTACACTCAGTCATCATAAAAActgtcaaatcagaaaaacaagtaaaaaaaaaaatttttttttggctcaagtttttgtGTGTGACTTCAGCAGTTTCTCAGGCTGAGAGACTCAGAATTTATAAATGTAGATCATTAAAATTCTTTACAATGAtaacacccccccccaaaaaaaataataataataaaaaaaaaataataatataaaataaaaaatatatataaaataacacaaataatgtAAACAGGTTGTCTGTGCACTTGTGTTGGTATAATGGTAAAGGCTCAAGGGTGTGACACAAAGGTCACTGGTTAAGCCACAAAGAGGCATAATGAACTTTTGTGTAACTAAAATAACTCTTTTACCTCTACAAGACTGCTCCAGAAGAGAGTGTATTAACTTaattgctttgaataaaatgaaaagtaGCCATAACTGCAAACCGTTTGTACACCAATcaattttattgaaaataaaaagagCTCTATAATGCTTGCAGCTGAACTAGCCACTAGATGTCC
This is a stretch of genomic DNA from Myxocyprinus asiaticus isolate MX2 ecotype Aquarium Trade chromosome 24, UBuf_Myxa_2, whole genome shotgun sequence. It encodes these proteins:
- the LOC127415496 gene encoding homeobox protein Nkx-2.5-like — encoded protein: MLPSPATSTPFSVKDILKLEQQHTLNPNGFISAEQDTVPLQSLQLQCMQSTLSRSLDLLYSPEKHNVIAGEQVKCALNSDDFDIVRDSCGSPKEEEMDPSEETGMCLFDDSSCNSKNDPPREKPKQRLRRKPRVLFSQTQVYELERHFKQQRYLSAPERDHLAHVLKLTSTQVKIWFQNRRYKCKRQRQDKTLELAGPRRVAVPVLVRDGKPCHGAPYNVTIGSYPYNNYYNSYGNNPYHCNFTSVPSFANTSQIPNQFSVDMNFKTGTVDGIRAW